One stretch of Candidatus Thorarchaeota archaeon DNA includes these proteins:
- a CDS encoding isoaspartyl peptidase/L-asparaginase encodes MVFRTGLPVVLVHGGATRFKDESHAAILEAVSEAAKQSMSVLESGGSSLDAVETGVWILEETTLFTAGRGGCKNSEGVVELDAIVMDGHRLESGAVMAVSDVVHPVSLARYVLERTPVSQVAGEGATRVYRKMISDGYRKEQANGESRLPPIADPCDTVGCIAVDKHGRIAVASSTSGWPGMLPGRVGDTPIIGSGVYANEAAGVACTGKGEQILRICMARTAVSYIESGMPPSEAAEKSVSVLREKTAGQAGLVILDREGHVGLDYDTPHMPVALCLEGPEIVLESMKPKL; translated from the coding sequence TTGGTGTTTAGAACGGGTCTTCCAGTTGTGCTTGTTCACGGAGGAGCTACTAGATTCAAAGATGAATCCCATGCAGCTATCCTTGAAGCTGTGTCAGAAGCCGCGAAGCAGAGCATGTCTGTCCTCGAGTCTGGTGGATCTTCCCTGGACGCTGTTGAGACTGGTGTCTGGATTTTGGAGGAAACCACGTTATTCACGGCAGGAAGGGGTGGATGTAAGAACAGTGAGGGTGTTGTTGAGTTGGACGCAATAGTCATGGATGGCCATCGCCTTGAGAGCGGAGCGGTTATGGCTGTTAGCGATGTCGTTCACCCGGTATCTTTGGCCAGATATGTGCTGGAGCGTACACCAGTTTCTCAAGTTGCAGGAGAGGGCGCGACTAGGGTCTATAGGAAGATGATATCAGATGGCTACAGGAAAGAGCAGGCAAATGGAGAATCACGGTTACCCCCCATAGCGGATCCGTGTGATACCGTTGGTTGCATCGCAGTGGACAAACACGGAAGAATAGCTGTGGCGTCTTCGACAAGTGGCTGGCCGGGGATGTTACCCGGGCGAGTTGGTGATACACCCATAATTGGAAGCGGTGTTTATGCAAACGAAGCTGCTGGAGTTGCCTGCACCGGGAAAGGCGAACAGATTCTACGCATATGCATGGCAAGAACCGCAGTATCCTATATCGAAAGCGGAATGCCCCCTTCTGAGGCTGCTGAGAAATCAGTATCTGTATTGAGAGAGAAGACTGCCGGTCAGGCTGGGCTTGTCATCCTTGATAGGGAGGGCCATGTAGGATTGGATTATGATACCCCTCATATGCCAGTTGCTCTCTGTTTAGAAGGGCCAGAAATCGTTCTTGAATCAATGAAACCAAAGCTGTGA
- a CDS encoding thioredoxin family protein, which yields MTSRTRSVIAIPSLNDVQGECPSCTSYIESMNPRYSRRYQRTRESYQLDKDAAEKLKEYADSYTVVVLFADWCGDARKAVPVLSLLEEEVGFEVRALGGMEKPRKPSNKHWAVPPSPKEVDTFGITSSPTIIIFDDEGEEVGRIKTKPRMTPTIEEEIVTIIENNSE from the coding sequence GTGACGAGTAGGACCCGGAGTGTGATTGCGATTCCCAGTCTGAATGATGTGCAGGGTGAATGCCCTTCTTGTACTAGCTACATTGAATCAATGAATCCTCGCTATAGTAGGAGGTACCAAAGGACACGCGAAAGCTATCAGCTAGATAAAGACGCTGCTGAAAAGCTGAAAGAATATGCTGATAGCTACACGGTTGTCGTACTATTCGCAGATTGGTGCGGCGATGCCAGAAAGGCTGTTCCTGTTCTTTCCCTTTTAGAGGAAGAAGTAGGTTTTGAAGTCAGAGCCTTAGGGGGAATGGAGAAACCCAGAAAGCCATCCAACAAGCACTGGGCGGTACCGCCAAGTCCAAAGGAAGTAGATACATTTGGCATTACTAGCAGTCCCACGATCATCATTTTTGATGATGAAGGTGAGGAAGTTGGTAGAATCAAGACCAAGCCAAGAATGACTCCAACAATTGAAGAGGAGATTGTGACAATCATCGAAAATAACAGTGAGTAA
- a CDS encoding anaerobic sulfatase maturase, whose translation MRPFQLLVKPVSGECNLTCDYCFYLDVPERCYPEEEKTFMSLETLQELVRGYLRLGFSPSVLSWQGGEPTLAGLEFFKKALELESKFGHRGQKIGNALQTNGTMINSDWAQFLADYKFLVGLSIDGPKEIHDSARGEGTWQQAMDCADLLRRHGVHFNVLTVIHHRNMTEAQEIYRFHRQQGFKHLQFVPALDIDPNTGKAKEYSIDPREYGEFLCGLFDEWMREEDSQCVNIRLFEALRGKIAGCKSTSLCTISGECGRYLVVEHNGDVYPCDFFVYPEEYLGNFKDKPWTELLSNRAEFEQKKAQAKGECEDCPWWHLCHGGCPKNRIQDSHTVLCEGYKLFFSHIQSRMDSKKNFVQ comes from the coding sequence GTGCGACCATTTCAGTTGCTAGTTAAGCCTGTATCCGGTGAGTGTAATCTCACATGCGATTACTGTTTCTATCTTGACGTTCCAGAGCGTTGTTACCCCGAAGAAGAAAAAACATTCATGTCACTCGAAACTCTTCAGGAATTAGTAAGGGGCTACTTGAGGTTGGGATTCAGCCCCAGCGTTCTCTCTTGGCAAGGCGGGGAGCCAACACTTGCTGGACTTGAATTCTTCAAGAAAGCTTTGGAACTTGAATCCAAGTTTGGGCATAGGGGCCAGAAGATTGGCAATGCCCTACAGACCAACGGCACAATGATCAACAGTGATTGGGCACAGTTCTTGGCTGACTACAAATTCCTCGTAGGTCTAAGCATAGATGGACCAAAGGAAATCCATGATTCAGCCAGGGGTGAAGGTACTTGGCAACAAGCAATGGATTGCGCTGATTTGCTCAGGAGGCATGGAGTGCATTTCAATGTCCTTACAGTCATCCATCACCGAAATATGACAGAAGCACAGGAAATCTACCGATTCCATAGGCAACAGGGATTCAAGCATCTTCAGTTCGTTCCTGCATTGGATATTGACCCAAACACTGGCAAGGCGAAAGAGTATTCGATTGATCCTAGGGAATATGGAGAATTCCTATGTGGACTATTTGATGAATGGATGAGAGAAGAAGACTCACAATGTGTGAACATCCGGCTATTTGAAGCCCTTCGCGGGAAGATTGCTGGCTGTAAGTCGACTTCCCTATGTACAATATCTGGAGAATGCGGCAGATATCTTGTTGTTGAACACAACGGAGATGTTTACCCATGCGATTTCTTTGTATATCCTGAGGAGTACCTCGGGAATTTCAAAGATAAACCCTGGACAGAGCTTCTCAGTAATAGAGCAGAATTCGAACAAAAGAAGGCCCAGGCGAAAGGCGAATGTGAAGATTGTCCTTGGTGGCATCTATGTCATGGTGGTTGTCCTAAAAACAGAATTCAAGATTCGCATACGGTTCTTTGTGAAGGATACAAATTATTTTTTTCCCATATTCAAAGCAGAATGGATTCCAAGAAGAATTTCGTCCAATAG
- a CDS encoding sulfatase — MEDKQERPNVVIFTSHDSGTQFGCYDAPVETPEIDETAEDGVVFTNNFCTAPQCTPSRGSITTGKYPHSNGLMGLVNYGWKLPPDNDTLPEVFKEAGYSTHLIGLQHETNDPHELGYEEVSDRADFPYLTQTVVPKAQDFFKRMGNAEKPFMVSIGVFETHRPFPHFEDDDELGNLPSFLVSHPGMKRDFTRFKKSLKVLDQAVGDVRRSMEENGLTDDTLFIFTVDHGIAFPRAKCTLYDPGIRTALIMLWPEKFEAGRKIEQMVSNVDILPTLCELLDIPAPLETEGNSYAPLLLEEKFIGREFIHAELTYHDIGYNPMRGTRSTHFKYIRNMEEIPFLFEMPDDISNSDAAKAFIEVFGKEKYNQPRPEEELYDFRGDPLEKNNLADDPEYAKTKERLKRETLDWMRRTGDPILEGKIQADEDKEASLFYETI, encoded by the coding sequence ATGGAAGATAAGCAAGAAAGGCCTAATGTTGTTATCTTCACAAGTCACGACTCAGGTACACAATTCGGTTGTTATGATGCACCAGTAGAAACCCCTGAAATTGATGAAACCGCAGAAGATGGTGTGGTGTTCACAAATAACTTCTGTACGGCACCCCAATGCACACCGTCGCGGGGAAGCATCACGACGGGCAAATATCCACATAGCAATGGGTTAATGGGCCTAGTCAATTACGGATGGAAGCTACCACCTGATAACGACACGCTCCCAGAAGTATTCAAAGAGGCAGGTTACTCAACTCATCTAATCGGTCTTCAGCACGAAACCAATGATCCTCATGAACTCGGCTATGAGGAGGTAAGTGATAGGGCAGACTTTCCGTATCTTACCCAAACAGTAGTTCCCAAGGCGCAGGATTTCTTCAAAAGGATGGGCAATGCAGAAAAACCATTCATGGTATCAATTGGAGTTTTTGAAACTCATAGGCCTTTTCCACACTTCGAAGATGATGATGAACTTGGTAATCTTCCATCATTCCTCGTTTCCCACCCGGGCATGAAACGAGATTTCACCCGCTTCAAGAAATCCTTGAAGGTACTCGATCAAGCAGTTGGTGACGTAAGGAGATCCATGGAAGAGAATGGTTTGACAGATGACACGCTTTTCATCTTCACTGTCGACCATGGTATAGCCTTTCCTAGAGCCAAATGTACCCTATATGACCCCGGCATACGAACTGCCCTCATAATGTTGTGGCCTGAGAAGTTCGAAGCGGGGCGCAAAATCGAGCAGATGGTGTCAAACGTGGACATTCTTCCAACCCTATGCGAGCTTCTTGATATCCCGGCTCCTCTCGAAACAGAGGGTAATAGTTATGCTCCGTTGCTTCTTGAAGAGAAGTTCATCGGTAGGGAATTCATACATGCTGAACTAACGTATCATGATATCGGCTATAACCCAATGCGAGGTACAAGGAGTACCCATTTCAAGTACATCAGGAATATGGAAGAAATTCCGTTCCTGTTTGAAATGCCGGATGACATCAGCAATTCTGACGCAGCTAAGGCATTCATCGAAGTTTTTGGCAAAGAGAAGTACAATCAACCTCGTCCTGAAGAAGAGCTCTATGACTTTCGTGGAGACCCGCTAGAGAAGAACAATCTGGCTGATGACCCTGAATATGCTAAGACGAAAGAGAGACTCAAGAGGGAAACCCTCGACTGGATGAGACGGACCGGTGATCCCATTTTGGAAGGCAAGATACAGGCAGACGAGGACAAGGAAGCCTCGCTGTTTTATGAGACGATATAG